The Paenibacillus sp. FSL H7-0357 nucleotide sequence GCGGTCAGCCGTTATTACAAGAAGAATACCGATGACGGACTGGAAGAGTCCTATCGCTGTCGCCCGGCTGAAATTGCCGCTTTCGATCCCCCAACGGTACACCAGAACCGGTATGGTCGTTGTGTACTCTGTGGTGGCCTTGTTCTGCAGAACGAATATACGCTCGAACGAGCCCTCCATTATCTTCCCCAGGTTCATGATCAGCAAGGTTACAATGGTTGCACGGATGGAAGGAACTGTGATATTCCATACCTTTCTCCAGCGTCCTGCTCCATCAACGGTAGCTGCTTCATACATCTCCGGGTTAATACCGCTAATGGCCGCCAAATAGATGATGGTCCCCCACCCCATGCTCGACCACACACCGATTGCCAGGTAGCTGATCAGCCAATGCGTATCTTCCTGGAGGAACGGAACACGATTACCGCCCATAAGCTCAATCAAATTATTGACGACACCGTTTCCTTGACTAAGCAGCTGATAAGCGATCGCCCCGATAATGACCCAGGACAGGAAATGCGGCAAGTACAGCATGGTTTGGTTTACGCGTTTGAACCTTACGCTTTTGACTTCATTCAGCAGCAGAGCCAGTACGATCGGCATCGTGAAGCTGAATATGAGATCAAGAATATTGAGCATCAGCGTATTGCGGACAGCACGGGTGAAGTCTGGTTTGGAGAAAATATCCCGGAATACTTCAAAACCAACCCATTCACTGCCCCAAACCCCTCTTGCAATCTTGTAGTCTTTAAAAGCGAGCACAAGTCCTGTCATCGGCAGGTATTTGAATACGATTACAAAAGATAATGGAATTAATAATAGTAAATAGAGCTGCCAGTCACGCTGTAAGAAATACCCTAGTCCCTGTTTGTTTCTTAATAAGGCGGTTTCATTTGTTTTTGAAGCGCTTGCAACTTTCAAACTTTCACCTCCTCCACCAAATTATCTCCTTGCCGGTTGTGTTCACCAGCCCGAGTTCAATGCTATCCCCTTTGTCTGGTTTTGAAAATCATGAGTATTGATGATCCCCATCAAATTTGATCGGGCCGCGGTTTTAGCGGCATCTGCAGCATCCTGATGATCAATTATGATAGGTATTCCCAAATATAAAACGCTTTCATTAACAAAAAAAGCCGCTGGCTGCTGGCCAGGAGCAGGCTCCTAGGAGCTCTTGCTCTTGGCCGACTTGTAGCTGCTCGGCGGCATGCCTTCGTACTTGCGGAAAAACCGGTTGAAGCTCTGGACATTATGATAGCCAACCTCTGCTGCAATCTGCTTGATCGTCAGGTCGGTATCCAGCAGCAGTTCCTTGGCTTTCTCGATACGCAGCTGATTAAGATAATCAATCATGCTGTTTCCGGTTAGCTCATACACGATCTTGCGCATATAAGAGTAGCTGATGCCGATTTCTTTAGCCATATCCTCAAATACAATTTCTTCACGGTAATGTTCCTTCAAATAATGAATGATCCGTTCTCCATGATTGGTTTCACCCGTGCTGCGGTCCAGACTCTGTACAATTTCACGGAAAATTTCATGCAAATACTCCTCAAGCTCATCAAGCGTATCCATCGCAGCCAGAATGGTGTATATGTTGCCTTTGCCCATAATCATTCTTCCGGTACCGATATGATTTTCACGAAGATGCTTGATGGTCGCACCTATCAGCTGGTGATAAATGAACATGATATTATCATAGGAAATATTCTCTTCCGAGCTGATCTGACAGCGGATGCTCTGAAGCTCTTTGAAAATCCCGTCCAGGTTGCCGGCGTCCAGGAAATTGAGAATCCGTCGTTCACTGCAGTCGAAGTCGATATATTTCCGGCTGTTCTCCCCCTCATCCTCCCAGTACATGATGCTGCCGGCACCATTAATCATCCGCTGCTTAATCAATTCCATCGCTTCAAACAACCGCTGGGCAACCATTTCAGGTGCATCAGCCAAATTACTTAATCCGATCGTGACCGAATGCTCCAGCAGCGCAAGCGACTGATCCCCGACCTTTTCCAGCGCCTGATGAATCAGGCCGCTGCTCCGCTCATCCTCACCCGGAGCAAAGTTCAGCACAATCACAATACAGCCGTCGTTATGATAGACAGAACGGGCCAGAATTCCCTCTGGAAAGAAGCTTTCGTACTTCGTATTAAGCAGATACCGGTGGTAGCTGCGTGTCTCCACATTGGTATTGCCCACATATACTCTATACTGGTCGATGGAGACAACGGCGATTCTGTAACAGGCTTCCGGAAAAACCTCCGTGATCCGGGGCGGAATCTCTCCGCGCAAAAGACGGTGAACAGCGAGACTGCGGATATCCTGCTCACGCTCCTGCAGCAGCTGGAACAGACTATCCTCTTCCTCCTGCATTCGTTTGAACGCCATATCCAGGAAGGCAAGCTCATTCTTATTCACCACACCCAAATCGCTTTTGGAGCGTATCGTCCGCACCAGCTGCCTCACCGGTCTGGACAGCCAAGTCGCGAGAACGACAGCCATAACTGTGCCCAGCAATATAATAGCACCCGTAAGCAAAATGATATTCCCCTGCATATCACGTGATTTGGTCATCAGCTCATCCATAGAACTCCAGCTTACATTCCACCATCCGGACAATGAAGAGCGGTTCCAGGCGTAAACCATCCGTTTGCCATCAAGCTCACGGAATGTATAACCTTCACTTGGTTCCTGAGTCAGCATATCCCGAATAAAGGGCAGCTCATAACCGTCAGTGAGCAGCTTCGACTTGTCCTTGTATGATATTATTGTGCCGTCCGATGCCAGAAGCAGGTGGTTGCTGTCTCCGACTTCTGTTTCATGCAAATATTTACCGATCTGGCTCTCGCTTATGTTAACGATGATTAATCCGTGCGTGGTGGAAGACAGACGATTGAGCGGATACACGTACGATACAACATTGACGCCCGAGTCCAGCTTGCGGGGAACCCATACGCCGCTGATTCCTCTCCGCCCCTCAAGAGCTTCTGTTGTCCAGCTGATCGACTCATACCGCTCCAGCTTTGTGATCCCGTTGTCAGTAGAAATAACATAATCTGAATCATTCAAGTAGAAGTAGGAGGATTCCGTCCCATCTACCCGGCGGTTCAAATTCATCAACTCCTTCATCACTGTCAGCGCGCTGCTCACGTTATTGTAATTGGAGTTGAGTTCTTCGAACGTCTCGAAATTGCGAATGCGGTCAAAAACGTTAGTTGCAGCCGAACGTGCCGTATCCTGCGCCAGGTTAGCGAGCGCGCTCTCGTTCAGCTTGCGGTTGGCATTCAGCCCGGCGAGTGTGGATTCTCCGATGGCTTCCTCTGAGTTCTGTAAAAGCTGTGCCCCGCTGTACCACGTCAGGATGGCTGTCGGAATGGCCATGACGCAGAATAGAATCAATGCCAGCTGCAGCAGCATCGGTGTTTTTTTCATTTTTGCTCCCCTTATGATTTCTGTAGATACGTAGATTGAACAATACTTCCCCTGGATGTACTCCATGACAAATCCGGTATTCACACCAGCACCAGTAGCAGCAGCATTCACTGTTACCGCTTACATTTCAATTTA carries:
- a CDS encoding ABC transporter permease, whose amino-acid sequence is MKVASASKTNETALLRNKQGLGYFLQRDWQLYLLLLIPLSFVIVFKYLPMTGLVLAFKDYKIARGVWGSEWVGFEVFRDIFSKPDFTRAVRNTLMLNILDLIFSFTMPIVLALLLNEVKSVRFKRVNQTMLYLPHFLSWVIIGAIAYQLLSQGNGVVNNLIELMGGNRVPFLQEDTHWLISYLAIGVWSSMGWGTIIYLAAISGINPEMYEAATVDGAGRWRKVWNITVPSIRATIVTLLIMNLGKIMEGSFERIFVLQNKATTEYTTTIPVLVYRWGIESGNFSRATAIGLFQSVIGILLVITADRVAKKLGEDGIL
- a CDS encoding helix-turn-helix domain-containing protein; translated protein: MKKTPMLLQLALILFCVMAIPTAILTWYSGAQLLQNSEEAIGESTLAGLNANRKLNESALANLAQDTARSAATNVFDRIRNFETFEELNSNYNNVSSALTVMKELMNLNRRVDGTESSYFYLNDSDYVISTDNGITKLERYESISWTTEALEGRRGISGVWVPRKLDSGVNVVSYVYPLNRLSSTTHGLIIVNISESQIGKYLHETEVGDSNHLLLASDGTIISYKDKSKLLTDGYELPFIRDMLTQEPSEGYTFRELDGKRMVYAWNRSSLSGWWNVSWSSMDELMTKSRDMQGNIILLTGAIILLGTVMAVVLATWLSRPVRQLVRTIRSKSDLGVVNKNELAFLDMAFKRMQEEEDSLFQLLQEREQDIRSLAVHRLLRGEIPPRITEVFPEACYRIAVVSIDQYRVYVGNTNVETRSYHRYLLNTKYESFFPEGILARSVYHNDGCIVIVLNFAPGEDERSSGLIHQALEKVGDQSLALLEHSVTIGLSNLADAPEMVAQRLFEAMELIKQRMINGAGSIMYWEDEGENSRKYIDFDCSERRILNFLDAGNLDGIFKELQSIRCQISSEENISYDNIMFIYHQLIGATIKHLRENHIGTGRMIMGKGNIYTILAAMDTLDELEEYLHEIFREIVQSLDRSTGETNHGERIIHYLKEHYREEIVFEDMAKEIGISYSYMRKIVYELTGNSMIDYLNQLRIEKAKELLLDTDLTIKQIAAEVGYHNVQSFNRFFRKYEGMPPSSYKSAKSKSS